In Fundulus heteroclitus isolate FHET01 chromosome 18, MU-UCD_Fhet_4.1, whole genome shotgun sequence, a single genomic region encodes these proteins:
- the b3gnt2l gene encoding N-acetyllactosaminide beta-1,3-N-acetylglucosaminyltransferase 2: MRYNKTFCTMAVAITFLIFYFTVNVEINAITGSVGVTNQAHSTRRPLTTHITVASEDLRKVIPQDAAYWNRLFYSAVKSLDAGDSPVRKESPWSVCREENQDFLRLNVHDFNSHPPLFQTFLKGMNCRAPPILIDQPMKCHNKTFLLLAVKSSPASFERRQAVRETWGREGLYQSDRRVRLVFFLGKNPPDDPDVGAVLSFEAKRFGDIVQWDFHESLLNLTLKMDLFLQWTVRNCPWVSFVFSGDDDVFVNTDALVGYLESLDAAKSSRLYVGQVLNTASPLRDPRSKYFIPQTFYSGPYPAYAGGGGFVVSGELMQSLSLVSKSFPLFPIDDVYMGLCMKALGIAPESHQGFQTFDIRKEDRENVCVHKYLLLIHQRTPRQIKKMWNDIHNPLLTC, encoded by the coding sequence ATGCGGTACAATAAAACCTTCTGTACCATGGCTGTTGCCATTACGTTTCTGATCTTCTACTTCACCGTAAACGTAGAGATCAACGCCATCACCGGCAGCGTAGGTGTCACAAATCAGGCGCACTCCACAAGGCGCCCTCTGACCACTCACATCACGGTGGCTTCTGAAGACCTGAGGAAGGTCATCCCTCAGGACGCTGCGTACTGGAACCGCCTTTTCTACTCGGCCGTGAAGAGTCTGGACGCCGGCGACAGCCCCGTCAGGAAAGAGTCCCCGTGGTCCGTCTGCAGGGAGGAGAATCAGGACTTCCTGCGCCTGAACGTTCATGATTTTAACTCCCACCCGCCCCTGTTTCAGACTTTTCTGAAGGGCATGAACTGCAGAGCGCCGCCGATCCTGATCGATCAGCCCATGAAGTGCCACAACAAGACCTTCCTGCTTCTTGCCGTCAAGTCGTCCCCGGCCAGTTTCGAGAGGAGACAGGCGGTGAGGGAGACGTGGGGGCGAGAGGGGTTGTATCAGAGCGACCGGAGAGTGCGCCTGGTGTTCTTCCTCGGCAAGAACCCGCCCGACGACCCCGACGTCGGTGCGGTGCTGTCGTTCGAAGCCAAGCGCTTCGGAGACATCGTGCAGTGGGACTTCCACGAGTCCCTGCTGAACCTGACCCTCAAAATGGACCTGTTCCTCCAGTGGACCGTGAGGAACTGTCCCTGGGTGTCCTTCGTCTTCAGCGGGGACGACGACGTCTTTGTCAACACGGACGCGCTGGTCGGCTACCTGGAGTCTCTGGACGCGGCCAAATCGTCTCGGCTGTACGTCGGGCAGGTCTTGAACACGGCGAGTCCCCTCAGGGACCCGAGGAGCAAGTACTTCATTCCTCAGACCTTCTACAGCGGCCCCTACCCTGCGTACGCCGGCGGCGGAGGATTCGTCGTCTCCGGCGAGCTGATGCAGTCCCTGTCTCTCGTCTCAAAGTCGTTTCCCCTGTTCCCCATCGACGACGTCTACATGGGGCTGTGCATGAAGGCTCTGGGAATCGCCCCCGAGTCGCATCAAGGATTTCAGACTTTTGACATCAGGAAAGAAGACCGCGAGAACGTTTGCGTGCACAAATACCTTCTTCTGATCCACCAGCGCACCCCTAGGCAGATCAAGAAGATGTGGAATGACATCCACAACCCCCTGTTGACTTGTTGA
- the bckdha gene encoding 2-oxoisovalerate dehydrogenase subunit alpha, mitochondrial isoform X4, with amino-acid sequence MFEDNPTNLKKKSTASQLPQRRQLQHWHHVSSQAAHQQQPFDSSLEKPQFPGASAEFVDHLEFIQPNVISGIPVYRVMDRQGNIINASEDPQLSKETVLNFYQKMTLLNTMDRILYESQRQGRISFYMTNYGEEGTHIGSAAALESNDLVFGQYREAGVLMYRGFPLDLFMAQCYANADDLGKGRQMPVHYGSKDLNFVTISSPLATQIPQAVGAAYALKRENMNRAVICYFGEGAASEGDAHAGFNFSATLECPLIFFCRNNGYAISTPTNEQYRGDGIAARGPGYGMLSIRVDGNDVFAVYNATKEARRRAVAENQPFLIEAMTYRIGHHSTSDDSSAYRSVDEVNYWDKQDHPISRLRHYMTARDWWSEDDERSWRKQSRKTVMEAFERAERRLKPNPELLFTDVYEEMTPSLDKQRESMFRHIQQYKEHYPVDLYEK; translated from the exons GAAGAAGAAATCCACGGCTAGCCAGCTCCCACAGCGCAGACAACTGCAGCATTGGCATCATGTGAGCTCCCAG GCGGCGCACCAGCAGCAGCCCTTTGACTCCTCTCTGGAAAAGCCCCAGTTTCCAGGAGCCTCTGCAGAGTTCGTGGACCATCTTGAATTCATTCAGCCCAACGTTATTTCTGGGATCCCGGTGTACCGGGTGATGGACAGGCAGGGCAACATAATCAACGCATCTGAAGACCCTCAG CTCTCCAAAGAGACCGTTTTAAACTTCTACCAGAAGATGACGCTGCTGAACACGATGGACCGGATTCTCTACGAGTCTCAGCGGCAG GGTCGGATCTCCTTCTACATGACCAACTATGGAGAAGAGGGGACGCACATTGGCAGCGCTGCAGCCCTCGAGTCCAACGATCTGGTTTTCGGTCAATACAGAGAAGCCG GGGTTCTGATGTACCGTGGTTTCCCTCTGGATCTCTTCATGGCTCAGTGTTACGCCAACGCCGACGACCTCGGGAAGGGCCGGCAGATGCCCGTCCACTACGGCAGCAAGGATCTGAATTTCGTCACCATCTCGTCTCCGCTGGCCACGCAGATTCCTCAGG CGGTGGGAGCTGCGTACGCGCTGAAGCGGGAGAACATGAACCGAGCCGTGATCTGTTACTTCGGGGAGGGAGCGGCCAGCGAAGGGGACGCGCATGCCGGATTCAACTTCTCCGCGACTCTCGAGTGCCCGCTGATATTCTTCTGTCGCAACAACGGCTACGCGATCTCCACCCCGACCAACGAGCAGTACAGAGGAGACGGCATCG CCGCTCGTGGGCCTGGTTACGGCATGCTGTCCATTCGCGTTGACGGGAACGACGTGTTCGCCGTGTACAACGCCACAAAGGAAGCACGGCGCAGGGCCGTGGCTGAAAACCAGCCTTTCCTGATCGAGGCGATGACCTACAG AATCGGCCACCACAGCACAAGCGACGACAGCTCGGCCTACCGCTCGGTGGACGAGGTGAACTACTGGGACAAGCAGGACCACCCCATCTCCCGGCTGAGGCACTACATGACGGCGCGCGACTGGTGGAGCGAGGACGACGAGCGCAGCTGGAGGAAACAGTCCCGCAAGACCGTGATGGAGGCGTTCGAGCGGGCCGAGAGGCGCCTGAAGCCCAACCCCGAGCTGCTGTTCACCGACGTGTACGAGGAAATGACTCCCAGCCTGGACAAGCAGAGGGAGTCCATGTTCAGACACATCCAGCAGTACAAAGAGCATTACCCCGTCGACCTGTATGAAAAATAA
- the bckdha gene encoding 2-oxoisovalerate dehydrogenase subunit alpha, mitochondrial isoform X1: protein MKMVGSEAESTGSARPARCAPGAEDTISPGLITSSDRKKKSTASQLPQRRQLQHWHHVSSQAAHQQQPFDSSLEKPQFPGASAEFVDHLEFIQPNVISGIPVYRVMDRQGNIINASEDPQLSKETVLNFYQKMTLLNTMDRILYESQRQGRISFYMTNYGEEGTHIGSAAALESNDLVFGQYREAGVLMYRGFPLDLFMAQCYANADDLGKGRQMPVHYGSKDLNFVTISSPLATQIPQAVGAAYALKRENMNRAVICYFGEGAASEGDAHAGFNFSATLECPLIFFCRNNGYAISTPTNEQYRGDGIAARGPGYGMLSIRVDGNDVFAVYNATKEARRRAVAENQPFLIEAMTYRIGHHSTSDDSSAYRSVDEVNYWDKQDHPISRLRHYMTARDWWSEDDERSWRKQSRKTVMEAFERAERRLKPNPELLFTDVYEEMTPSLDKQRESMFRHIQQYKEHYPVDLYEK, encoded by the exons GAAGAAGAAATCCACGGCTAGCCAGCTCCCACAGCGCAGACAACTGCAGCATTGGCATCATGTGAGCTCCCAG GCGGCGCACCAGCAGCAGCCCTTTGACTCCTCTCTGGAAAAGCCCCAGTTTCCAGGAGCCTCTGCAGAGTTCGTGGACCATCTTGAATTCATTCAGCCCAACGTTATTTCTGGGATCCCGGTGTACCGGGTGATGGACAGGCAGGGCAACATAATCAACGCATCTGAAGACCCTCAG CTCTCCAAAGAGACCGTTTTAAACTTCTACCAGAAGATGACGCTGCTGAACACGATGGACCGGATTCTCTACGAGTCTCAGCGGCAG GGTCGGATCTCCTTCTACATGACCAACTATGGAGAAGAGGGGACGCACATTGGCAGCGCTGCAGCCCTCGAGTCCAACGATCTGGTTTTCGGTCAATACAGAGAAGCCG GGGTTCTGATGTACCGTGGTTTCCCTCTGGATCTCTTCATGGCTCAGTGTTACGCCAACGCCGACGACCTCGGGAAGGGCCGGCAGATGCCCGTCCACTACGGCAGCAAGGATCTGAATTTCGTCACCATCTCGTCTCCGCTGGCCACGCAGATTCCTCAGG CGGTGGGAGCTGCGTACGCGCTGAAGCGGGAGAACATGAACCGAGCCGTGATCTGTTACTTCGGGGAGGGAGCGGCCAGCGAAGGGGACGCGCATGCCGGATTCAACTTCTCCGCGACTCTCGAGTGCCCGCTGATATTCTTCTGTCGCAACAACGGCTACGCGATCTCCACCCCGACCAACGAGCAGTACAGAGGAGACGGCATCG CCGCTCGTGGGCCTGGTTACGGCATGCTGTCCATTCGCGTTGACGGGAACGACGTGTTCGCCGTGTACAACGCCACAAAGGAAGCACGGCGCAGGGCCGTGGCTGAAAACCAGCCTTTCCTGATCGAGGCGATGACCTACAG AATCGGCCACCACAGCACAAGCGACGACAGCTCGGCCTACCGCTCGGTGGACGAGGTGAACTACTGGGACAAGCAGGACCACCCCATCTCCCGGCTGAGGCACTACATGACGGCGCGCGACTGGTGGAGCGAGGACGACGAGCGCAGCTGGAGGAAACAGTCCCGCAAGACCGTGATGGAGGCGTTCGAGCGGGCCGAGAGGCGCCTGAAGCCCAACCCCGAGCTGCTGTTCACCGACGTGTACGAGGAAATGACTCCCAGCCTGGACAAGCAGAGGGAGTCCATGTTCAGACACATCCAGCAGTACAAAGAGCATTACCCCGTCGACCTGTATGAAAAATAA
- the bckdha gene encoding 2-oxoisovalerate dehydrogenase subunit alpha, mitochondrial isoform X2: MKTLELTSDNFNPCIQILGLRKKKSTASQLPQRRQLQHWHHVSSQAAHQQQPFDSSLEKPQFPGASAEFVDHLEFIQPNVISGIPVYRVMDRQGNIINASEDPQLSKETVLNFYQKMTLLNTMDRILYESQRQGRISFYMTNYGEEGTHIGSAAALESNDLVFGQYREAGVLMYRGFPLDLFMAQCYANADDLGKGRQMPVHYGSKDLNFVTISSPLATQIPQAVGAAYALKRENMNRAVICYFGEGAASEGDAHAGFNFSATLECPLIFFCRNNGYAISTPTNEQYRGDGIAARGPGYGMLSIRVDGNDVFAVYNATKEARRRAVAENQPFLIEAMTYRIGHHSTSDDSSAYRSVDEVNYWDKQDHPISRLRHYMTARDWWSEDDERSWRKQSRKTVMEAFERAERRLKPNPELLFTDVYEEMTPSLDKQRESMFRHIQQYKEHYPVDLYEK; encoded by the exons GAAGAAGAAATCCACGGCTAGCCAGCTCCCACAGCGCAGACAACTGCAGCATTGGCATCATGTGAGCTCCCAG GCGGCGCACCAGCAGCAGCCCTTTGACTCCTCTCTGGAAAAGCCCCAGTTTCCAGGAGCCTCTGCAGAGTTCGTGGACCATCTTGAATTCATTCAGCCCAACGTTATTTCTGGGATCCCGGTGTACCGGGTGATGGACAGGCAGGGCAACATAATCAACGCATCTGAAGACCCTCAG CTCTCCAAAGAGACCGTTTTAAACTTCTACCAGAAGATGACGCTGCTGAACACGATGGACCGGATTCTCTACGAGTCTCAGCGGCAG GGTCGGATCTCCTTCTACATGACCAACTATGGAGAAGAGGGGACGCACATTGGCAGCGCTGCAGCCCTCGAGTCCAACGATCTGGTTTTCGGTCAATACAGAGAAGCCG GGGTTCTGATGTACCGTGGTTTCCCTCTGGATCTCTTCATGGCTCAGTGTTACGCCAACGCCGACGACCTCGGGAAGGGCCGGCAGATGCCCGTCCACTACGGCAGCAAGGATCTGAATTTCGTCACCATCTCGTCTCCGCTGGCCACGCAGATTCCTCAGG CGGTGGGAGCTGCGTACGCGCTGAAGCGGGAGAACATGAACCGAGCCGTGATCTGTTACTTCGGGGAGGGAGCGGCCAGCGAAGGGGACGCGCATGCCGGATTCAACTTCTCCGCGACTCTCGAGTGCCCGCTGATATTCTTCTGTCGCAACAACGGCTACGCGATCTCCACCCCGACCAACGAGCAGTACAGAGGAGACGGCATCG CCGCTCGTGGGCCTGGTTACGGCATGCTGTCCATTCGCGTTGACGGGAACGACGTGTTCGCCGTGTACAACGCCACAAAGGAAGCACGGCGCAGGGCCGTGGCTGAAAACCAGCCTTTCCTGATCGAGGCGATGACCTACAG AATCGGCCACCACAGCACAAGCGACGACAGCTCGGCCTACCGCTCGGTGGACGAGGTGAACTACTGGGACAAGCAGGACCACCCCATCTCCCGGCTGAGGCACTACATGACGGCGCGCGACTGGTGGAGCGAGGACGACGAGCGCAGCTGGAGGAAACAGTCCCGCAAGACCGTGATGGAGGCGTTCGAGCGGGCCGAGAGGCGCCTGAAGCCCAACCCCGAGCTGCTGTTCACCGACGTGTACGAGGAAATGACTCCCAGCCTGGACAAGCAGAGGGAGTCCATGTTCAGACACATCCAGCAGTACAAAGAGCATTACCCCGTCGACCTGTATGAAAAATAA
- the bckdha gene encoding 2-oxoisovalerate dehydrogenase subunit alpha, mitochondrial isoform X3, which yields MAAVSGVSRMSGLCFHAARQTAALKALRPMTRRSFRVTAAHQQQPFDSSLEKPQFPGASAEFVDHLEFIQPNVISGIPVYRVMDRQGNIINASEDPQLSKETVLNFYQKMTLLNTMDRILYESQRQGRISFYMTNYGEEGTHIGSAAALESNDLVFGQYREAGVLMYRGFPLDLFMAQCYANADDLGKGRQMPVHYGSKDLNFVTISSPLATQIPQAVGAAYALKRENMNRAVICYFGEGAASEGDAHAGFNFSATLECPLIFFCRNNGYAISTPTNEQYRGDGIAARGPGYGMLSIRVDGNDVFAVYNATKEARRRAVAENQPFLIEAMTYRIGHHSTSDDSSAYRSVDEVNYWDKQDHPISRLRHYMTARDWWSEDDERSWRKQSRKTVMEAFERAERRLKPNPELLFTDVYEEMTPSLDKQRESMFRHIQQYKEHYPVDLYEK from the exons ATGGCGGCTGTAAGCGGTGTGAGCAGGATGTCTGGGCTCTGTTTTCATGCTGCTCGTCAAACGGCTGCACTGAAGGCGCTGCGGCCGATGACGCGTAGGTCCTTCAGAGTCACT GCGGCGCACCAGCAGCAGCCCTTTGACTCCTCTCTGGAAAAGCCCCAGTTTCCAGGAGCCTCTGCAGAGTTCGTGGACCATCTTGAATTCATTCAGCCCAACGTTATTTCTGGGATCCCGGTGTACCGGGTGATGGACAGGCAGGGCAACATAATCAACGCATCTGAAGACCCTCAG CTCTCCAAAGAGACCGTTTTAAACTTCTACCAGAAGATGACGCTGCTGAACACGATGGACCGGATTCTCTACGAGTCTCAGCGGCAG GGTCGGATCTCCTTCTACATGACCAACTATGGAGAAGAGGGGACGCACATTGGCAGCGCTGCAGCCCTCGAGTCCAACGATCTGGTTTTCGGTCAATACAGAGAAGCCG GGGTTCTGATGTACCGTGGTTTCCCTCTGGATCTCTTCATGGCTCAGTGTTACGCCAACGCCGACGACCTCGGGAAGGGCCGGCAGATGCCCGTCCACTACGGCAGCAAGGATCTGAATTTCGTCACCATCTCGTCTCCGCTGGCCACGCAGATTCCTCAGG CGGTGGGAGCTGCGTACGCGCTGAAGCGGGAGAACATGAACCGAGCCGTGATCTGTTACTTCGGGGAGGGAGCGGCCAGCGAAGGGGACGCGCATGCCGGATTCAACTTCTCCGCGACTCTCGAGTGCCCGCTGATATTCTTCTGTCGCAACAACGGCTACGCGATCTCCACCCCGACCAACGAGCAGTACAGAGGAGACGGCATCG CCGCTCGTGGGCCTGGTTACGGCATGCTGTCCATTCGCGTTGACGGGAACGACGTGTTCGCCGTGTACAACGCCACAAAGGAAGCACGGCGCAGGGCCGTGGCTGAAAACCAGCCTTTCCTGATCGAGGCGATGACCTACAG AATCGGCCACCACAGCACAAGCGACGACAGCTCGGCCTACCGCTCGGTGGACGAGGTGAACTACTGGGACAAGCAGGACCACCCCATCTCCCGGCTGAGGCACTACATGACGGCGCGCGACTGGTGGAGCGAGGACGACGAGCGCAGCTGGAGGAAACAGTCCCGCAAGACCGTGATGGAGGCGTTCGAGCGGGCCGAGAGGCGCCTGAAGCCCAACCCCGAGCTGCTGTTCACCGACGTGTACGAGGAAATGACTCCCAGCCTGGACAAGCAGAGGGAGTCCATGTTCAGACACATCCAGCAGTACAAAGAGCATTACCCCGTCGACCTGTATGAAAAATAA